From Roseibium alexandrii DFL-11, the proteins below share one genomic window:
- a CDS encoding NADH-quinone oxidoreductase subunit E, translating to MAVRRLAAEQPDSFEFTEENLGWAKKLIDRYPAGRQASAVIPLLWRAQEQNDGWVSEPAIRYIADLLDMPNIRVLEVATFYTMFQLQPVGKKAHIQVCGTTPCQLRGSEDLIKICKSRIAKHMHEISEDGMFSWEEVECLGACVNAPMVQIFKDTYEDLTEESFNKLLDDIDAGNDVTPGPQNGRRFSMAEGGQTSLTEIEDDTKGTLPVPHVVDGSEKASHHFAGGAINTGGNDYDGVPTPAEDAVAKVKAAFAAKAEATAHAPAEKKAEAPKKDAPKKAAAKTADKVEKAAGKASEPAPVSKAKPEAKVEAAEAVSEKAPETLKQARDGKPDDLKKLKGVGPKLEATLHELGFFHFDQVASWGAEEIAWVDSRLKFKGRIERDGWIEQAKLLASGEATEFSKRVEAGEVASSKSEE from the coding sequence ATGGCAGTTCGCAGGCTTGCGGCGGAACAACCTGACAGCTTTGAGTTCACCGAGGAAAACCTCGGCTGGGCAAAGAAGCTGATCGACCGCTATCCCGCCGGCCGACAAGCATCAGCGGTCATCCCGCTTCTGTGGCGTGCGCAGGAACAGAACGACGGCTGGGTCAGTGAGCCGGCGATCCGCTATATTGCGGATCTTCTGGACATGCCGAATATCCGTGTCCTGGAAGTGGCTACATTCTACACCATGTTCCAGCTGCAGCCCGTCGGTAAGAAAGCGCACATTCAGGTGTGCGGCACGACCCCGTGTCAGCTGCGCGGCTCGGAGGATCTGATCAAGATCTGTAAATCCCGCATCGCGAAGCATATGCACGAGATCTCCGAGGACGGCATGTTCTCCTGGGAAGAGGTGGAGTGCCTGGGTGCCTGCGTAAACGCGCCAATGGTGCAGATTTTCAAGGATACCTATGAAGATCTGACCGAAGAGAGCTTCAACAAGCTTCTGGACGATATTGATGCCGGGAACGACGTAACGCCAGGCCCGCAAAATGGCCGCCGCTTCTCCATGGCGGAGGGCGGACAAACCAGCCTGACCGAGATTGAGGACGACACAAAGGGCACGCTGCCTGTCCCGCATGTGGTCGATGGGTCTGAAAAGGCGTCTCATCATTTTGCAGGCGGTGCCATCAACACCGGCGGAAATGACTACGACGGTGTGCCGACACCCGCCGAAGACGCTGTTGCCAAGGTAAAGGCAGCTTTCGCGGCAAAAGCCGAAGCAACAGCCCATGCTCCGGCTGAGAAGAAAGCTGAAGCGCCGAAGAAGGATGCACCGAAAAAAGCGGCAGCCAAAACAGCTGACAAGGTCGAAAAAGCAGCTGGAAAGGCAAGCGAGCCGGCACCTGTATCCAAGGCCAAGCCGGAAGCGAAGGTCGAAGCTGCTGAAGCGGTTTCCGAAAAAGCACCGGAAACCCTGAAGCAAGCCCGCGACGGCAAACCCGATGACTTGAAGAAGCTCAAGGGTGTTGGGCCGAAGCTGGAAGCGACGTTGCATGAGCTTGGTTTCTTCCACTTCGATCAGGTCGCCAGCTGGGGGGCAGAAGAGATCGCCTGGGTCGACAGCCGGCTGAAGTTCAAGGGCCGTATCGAGCGCGATGGCTGGATTGAGCAGGCCAAACTGCTCGCCTCTGGCGAGGCAACCGAATTTTCCAAGCGTGTGGAAGCTGGCGAAGTCGCTTCCTCCAAGAGCGAAGAATAG
- a CDS encoding NADH-quinone oxidoreductase subunit A has protein sequence MEELLREYIPIVVFIGIALVIGLALLISPFLIAYKNPDPEKLSAYECGFNAFDDARMKFDIRFYLVAILFIIFDLEVAFLFPWAVSFGELGWYGYGSMMVFLGVLTVGFIYEWKKGALEWD, from the coding sequence ATGGAAGAACTTCTGCGGGAATATATTCCGATCGTCGTGTTTATCGGCATTGCGCTGGTCATTGGCCTTGCGCTGCTGATCTCGCCCTTCCTGATCGCCTACAAGAACCCAGATCCTGAAAAGCTCTCCGCCTACGAGTGCGGATTCAACGCTTTTGACGATGCCCGGATGAAATTCGATATCCGCTTCTATCTTGTTGCGATCCTCTTCATCATCTTCGATCTGGAAGTCGCGTTCCTGTTCCCGTGGGCCGTGTCGTTTGGAGAACTCGGCTGGTATGGGTATGGCTCGATGATGGTGTTTTTGGGCGTCCTGACGGTCGGATTTATCTACGAATGGAAAAAAGGAGCGCTGGAATGGGATTGA
- a CDS encoding NADH-quinone oxidoreductase subunit D: MAEAQVRNFNINFGPQHPAAHGVLRLVLELDGEVVTRVDPHIGLLHRGTEKLIEQKTYLQAIPYFDRLDYVAPMNQEHAFALAVERMLGIEVPKRGQLVRVLYSEIGRILSHLLNVTTQAMDVGALTPPLWGFEPREELMVFYERACGARMHAAYVRPGGVHQDLPRDLLDDIWDFCDPFLQTLDDIEGLLTDNRIFKQRNVDIGVVDLDDAWAWGFSGVMVRGSGAPWDLRKSQPYECYSELDFDIPIGKNGDCYDRYLIRMDEMRQSIRIMKQCLEKLTVETGPVSSADGKIVPPKRGEMKRSMESLIHHFKLYTEGYHVPPGEVYAAVEAPKGEFGVYLVADGTNKPYRCKIKAPGYAHLSAMDFVCRGHQLADVSAVLGSMDIVFGEVDR, translated from the coding sequence ATGGCTGAGGCTCAGGTTCGTAACTTCAACATCAACTTCGGTCCGCAGCACCCGGCGGCGCACGGCGTTTTGCGTCTGGTGCTGGAGCTGGACGGCGAGGTGGTCACGCGCGTCGATCCGCATATTGGCCTTTTGCACCGCGGCACGGAAAAGCTGATCGAGCAGAAGACCTATCTTCAGGCTATTCCGTACTTCGATCGCCTCGATTACGTTGCGCCGATGAACCAGGAGCATGCGTTTGCTCTTGCCGTTGAGCGCATGCTCGGCATTGAAGTGCCGAAGCGTGGGCAGCTGGTGCGCGTGCTTTATTCGGAAATTGGCCGGATTCTGTCGCACCTCTTGAATGTCACCACGCAAGCGATGGACGTTGGGGCTCTGACACCGCCGTTGTGGGGCTTTGAGCCGCGTGAAGAGCTGATGGTCTTTTATGAGCGTGCCTGCGGTGCGCGTATGCACGCTGCTTATGTGCGTCCGGGCGGTGTTCACCAGGACCTGCCACGCGATCTTCTGGATGACATCTGGGACTTCTGTGATCCGTTCCTGCAGACGCTGGACGATATCGAAGGCCTTTTAACCGACAACCGTATCTTCAAGCAGCGGAACGTCGACATCGGCGTTGTCGATCTGGACGACGCCTGGGCTTGGGGGTTCTCCGGTGTCATGGTCCGGGGCTCCGGGGCACCTTGGGATTTGCGCAAGTCTCAGCCTTACGAGTGTTATTCCGAACTCGACTTCGACATTCCGATCGGCAAGAACGGCGATTGTTATGACCGTTACCTGATCCGCATGGATGAGATGCGCCAGTCGATCCGGATCATGAAGCAGTGTCTGGAAAAGCTCACGGTGGAGACCGGTCCCGTATCGTCTGCTGACGGAAAGATCGTTCCGCCCAAGCGGGGTGAGATGAAGCGCTCGATGGAGTCGTTGATCCACCACTTCAAGCTCTACACCGAAGGCTACCACGTTCCGCCGGGCGAGGTTTATGCGGCCGTGGAAGCGCCGAAAGGCGAATTCGGTGTGTACCTCGTGGCTGACGGCACCAACAAGCCGTACCGCTGCAAGATCAAGGCTCCGGGTTATGCCCACCTTTCGGCGATGGATTTCGTCTGCCGTGGCCACCAGCTCGCCGACGTTTCAGCGGTGCTTGGATCCATGGACATCGTTTTCGGTGAGGTTGACCGCTGA
- a CDS encoding NuoB/complex I 20 kDa subunit family protein has product MGLTTAKPLIAEQPKGIIDPNTGKPVGADDPFFLEVNDELADKGFLVTSTDNLIQWARTGSLMWMTFGLACCAVEMMQMSMPRYDAERFGFAPRASPRQSDVMIVAGTLTNKMAPALRKVYDQMPEPRYVISMGSCANGGGYYHYSYSVVRGCDRVVPVDIYVPGCPPTAEALLYGVLMLQKKIRRTGTIER; this is encoded by the coding sequence ATGGGATTGACCACTGCCAAGCCGCTCATTGCGGAGCAGCCGAAAGGCATCATCGACCCGAATACCGGAAAGCCGGTTGGCGCGGACGATCCGTTTTTCCTGGAAGTTAATGACGAGCTCGCCGATAAGGGCTTTCTCGTCACCTCTACGGACAACCTGATTCAGTGGGCCCGCACAGGCTCCTTGATGTGGATGACGTTTGGTCTGGCCTGCTGCGCCGTTGAGATGATGCAAATGTCCATGCCGCGCTATGACGCTGAGCGCTTTGGCTTTGCCCCGCGCGCATCCCCGCGTCAGTCGGATGTGATGATTGTTGCAGGTACGCTGACCAATAAGATGGCGCCTGCGCTGCGTAAGGTCTACGACCAGATGCCCGAGCCACGGTATGTCATCTCCATGGGGTCCTGCGCCAATGGTGGCGGTTACTATCACTATTCTTATTCGGTGGTCCGCGGATGCGACCGCGTGGTCCCGGTCGACATTTATGTTCCAGGATGTCCTCCGACGGCCGAAGCACTGCTCTACGGTGTCTTGATGCTGCAGAAAAAGATTCGCCGCACGGGCACGATTGAACGCTGA
- the nuoF gene encoding NADH-quinone oxidoreductase subunit NuoF → MLQDKDRIFTNIYGLHDWGLEGAKKRGQWDNTKGLLDKGRDWIIQEMKDSGLRGRGGAGFPTGLKWSFMPKESDGRPAYLVVNADESEPGTCKDREILRHDPHTLVEGCLVAGFAMGAIAAYIYVRGEFIRERERLQAAIDQAYDAGLIGKNNKNGYDFDIYVHHGAGAYICGEETALLESLEGKKGQPRLKPPFPANVGLYGCPTTVNNVESIAVAPTILRRGGGWFASLGRPNNTGTKLFCVSGHVNQPATFEEELGVPFSEMIDKHCGGIRGGWDNLLAVIPGGSSVPCCTADEIKDAPMDFDTLRGMGSGLGTAAVIVMDKSTDVIKAIARLSYFYKHESCGQCTPCREGTGWMWRVMERMVKGESSYEEIDMLFKVTKQVEGHTICALGDAAAWPIQGLIKNFRPVIEQRIDDYVAKSRTSSTMVAAE, encoded by the coding sequence ATGCTTCAGGATAAGGATCGTATCTTCACCAACATCTACGGCCTTCACGACTGGGGTCTGGAAGGCGCGAAGAAACGCGGCCAGTGGGACAACACCAAGGGTCTTTTGGACAAGGGTCGCGACTGGATAATCCAGGAAATGAAGGACAGCGGTTTGCGTGGCCGCGGCGGTGCGGGTTTCCCGACCGGCCTGAAATGGTCCTTCATGCCGAAGGAATCCGACGGCCGTCCGGCGTACCTCGTCGTCAATGCCGATGAATCCGAACCGGGCACCTGTAAGGACCGTGAAATCCTGCGCCACGATCCGCACACGCTGGTCGAGGGCTGCTTGGTCGCCGGTTTCGCCATGGGTGCGATCGCTGCTTACATTTATGTTCGAGGCGAGTTCATCCGTGAGCGCGAGCGCCTGCAGGCAGCGATCGACCAAGCATATGATGCCGGTCTGATCGGAAAGAACAACAAGAACGGCTACGATTTCGACATCTACGTTCACCATGGCGCAGGCGCTTACATTTGCGGTGAGGAAACCGCGCTTTTGGAAAGCCTTGAAGGGAAGAAAGGCCAACCGCGCCTGAAGCCGCCGTTCCCGGCAAACGTTGGTCTGTACGGTTGCCCGACGACTGTGAACAACGTGGAATCGATTGCAGTTGCGCCGACAATTCTGCGCCGCGGTGGCGGCTGGTTCGCGAGCCTTGGCCGTCCGAACAACACCGGTACAAAGCTCTTCTGCGTCTCTGGTCACGTCAATCAGCCGGCAACATTCGAGGAAGAGCTGGGTGTTCCGTTCTCCGAGATGATCGACAAGCATTGCGGCGGCATTCGCGGTGGTTGGGACAACCTTTTGGCGGTTATTCCGGGCGGATCTTCGGTGCCCTGCTGTACAGCGGACGAAATCAAGGACGCACCGATGGATTTCGACACCTTGCGCGGTATGGGCTCCGGCCTTGGCACCGCTGCGGTGATCGTCATGGACAAGTCGACCGATGTCATCAAGGCGATTGCCCGTCTCAGCTACTTCTACAAACACGAGAGCTGCGGCCAGTGCACGCCGTGCCGAGAAGGCACAGGCTGGATGTGGCGTGTTATGGAACGCATGGTGAAGGGCGAAAGCTCCTATGAAGAGATCGACATGCTCTTCAAGGTCACCAAGCAGGTCGAAGGCCATACAATTTGTGCTCTTGGAGATGCGGCTGCATGGCCAATCCAGGGCTTGATCAAGAATTTCCGGCCGGTCATCGAGCAACGCATCGATGACTATGTCGCCAAGTCGAGAACGTCTTCGACCATGGTGGCGGCTGAGTAA
- a CDS encoding NADH-quinone oxidoreductase subunit C — MDETLKELAEHIELGLSESLVSWKVEYGELTLVVNASDILDVVRYLRDNASCKFVNLTDICGVDYPAREKRFDVVYHFLSPFQNQRIRVKLETDDVTPVASLTSLFPGAEWFEREAYDMYGILFSGHPDLRRILTDYGFDGHPLRKDFPVTGFVEVRYDDEKKRVVYEPVRLNQEMRTFDFLSPWEGTDYVLPGDEKATTN, encoded by the coding sequence ATGGACGAAACGTTGAAGGAACTCGCCGAGCACATCGAGCTCGGTTTGTCAGAGTCCCTCGTGTCCTGGAAGGTCGAATATGGCGAGCTCACACTGGTCGTGAATGCGTCCGATATTCTTGATGTGGTGCGGTATCTTCGCGACAATGCCTCCTGCAAGTTCGTCAACCTGACGGACATTTGCGGCGTTGACTATCCGGCGCGCGAGAAACGTTTTGACGTCGTGTACCACTTCCTGTCCCCGTTCCAGAACCAACGCATTCGTGTAAAACTCGAGACAGATGATGTGACGCCAGTCGCGTCACTGACGTCCCTGTTTCCGGGCGCGGAATGGTTTGAACGGGAAGCCTACGACATGTACGGCATCTTGTTCTCCGGCCATCCGGATCTGCGCCGGATACTGACCGACTACGGCTTCGACGGTCATCCGCTACGCAAGGATTTCCCCGTCACCGGGTTTGTCGAAGTCCGTTATGACGACGAAAAGAAGCGCGTTGTTTATGAGCCGGTTCGCCTGAACCAGGAAATGCGCACCTTCGATTTCCTCTCGCCATGGGAAGGCACGGATTACGTGCTGCCGGGCGATGAAAAAGCAACGACGAATTAA